In Terriglobales bacterium, the following are encoded in one genomic region:
- a CDS encoding PDZ domain-containing protein: protein MNLHTRKHLQYVLATALCLLAAGLWLAAPALAGGPETAQTPAVAPAAPAAPAAAPAPPAPAWPGEGESHTSYLGIDVRDVTPDSAKQLKLREERGAEITMVDQDAPAGKAGFREHDVILDFDGQKVESVEQLRRMIHEVPPGRSVTIGYSRDGQVRSVQVQLADRTTMEAQSYTFAMPKVAVPNVEVRVPRIEMPAIQIVTLAGSRAGLLVSNVTPQLGEYFGCKNGECVLVQSVEKGSVAEAAGFKAGDVILKVDNQRVADMSDWRSVLREHRGGGKVAVTILRERREQTLSLTLPAGRESGDAFRFQWPGMNLDMQAMERSLAEAQRSMECAQGQAQEQAAVDQVELRRALERAQQENAKAMKGRSKEIERQMKEMQKQMEKQMEKLREMNLVLEED, encoded by the coding sequence ATGAACCTGCACACTCGGAAGCACTTGCAGTACGTTCTGGCGACGGCCCTGTGCCTGCTGGCCGCCGGCCTGTGGCTGGCCGCGCCCGCTCTGGCGGGCGGCCCGGAGACCGCGCAGACCCCGGCGGTGGCGCCGGCGGCTCCCGCGGCCCCGGCGGCGGCTCCCGCTCCCCCGGCGCCGGCGTGGCCGGGTGAGGGAGAATCCCACACCTCCTACCTGGGCATCGACGTCCGCGACGTCACCCCCGACAGCGCCAAACAGCTCAAGCTGCGGGAGGAGCGCGGGGCGGAGATCACCATGGTCGACCAGGATGCTCCCGCCGGCAAAGCCGGCTTCCGGGAGCACGACGTCATCCTGGACTTCGACGGCCAGAAGGTGGAGAGCGTGGAGCAGCTCCGGCGCATGATCCATGAGGTCCCGCCGGGCCGCAGCGTCACCATCGGCTACAGCCGCGACGGCCAGGTGCGCAGCGTGCAGGTCCAGCTCGCCGACCGCACCACGATGGAGGCCCAGTCCTACACCTTCGCCATGCCCAAGGTGGCGGTGCCCAACGTGGAAGTGCGCGTGCCCCGCATCGAGATGCCGGCCATCCAGATCGTCACCCTGGCGGGCTCGCGGGCGGGCCTGCTGGTCTCGAACGTCACTCCGCAACTGGGCGAGTACTTCGGCTGCAAGAACGGGGAGTGCGTGCTGGTGCAGTCGGTGGAAAAGGGCAGCGTCGCCGAAGCTGCGGGCTTCAAGGCCGGCGACGTCATCCTCAAGGTGGACAACCAGCGCGTCGCCGACATGAGCGACTGGCGCAGCGTCCTGCGCGAACACCGCGGCGGCGGCAAGGTGGCGGTCACCATCCTGCGTGAGCGCCGGGAGCAGACGTTGAGTCTGACCCTGCCGGCCGGCCGCGAGTCCGGCGACGCCTTCCGCTTCCAGTGGCCGGGCATGAACCTGGACATGCAAGCGATGGAGCGCTCCCTGGCGGAAGCCCAACGTTCCATGGAATGCGCCCAGGGCCAGGCCCAGGAGCAGGCGGCCGTGGACCAGGTCGAGCTGCGCCGCGCCCTGGAGCGTGCCCAGCAGGAGAATGCCAAGGCCATGAAGGGGCGCAGCAAGGAGATCGAGCGCCAGATGAAGGAGATGCAGAAGCAGATGGAGAAGCAGATGGAGAAGCTGCGCGAGATGAACCTGGTGCTCGAAGAAGACTGA
- the fabF gene encoding beta-ketoacyl-ACP synthase II — protein sequence MGQRVVVTGVGLICGVGHTSEEVWRNLLAGQSGVARISLFDPSQFACQIAAEVKNFDPLQYVDKKEARRMGRFIHLALAAAHEAMEMAGLKVTPENEHRVGVHIGSGIGGFDIIEREHLALLHGGPRKISPFFIPATIVNLAAGHVSIRYGAKGPNEATCTACTSSCHSIGDAFKIIQRCDADAMIAGGTEAAITAMGIGGFAAMRALSTRNDAPAKASRPWDAERDGFVVGEGAGILILEDLEKARQRGATILAEIIGYGMSGDAYHITQPAEGGEGAYRVMTNTLRDAKVKPEQVDYINAHGTSTPLGDKQESMAIERAFGEHAHKLAVSSTKSMTGHLLGGAGGLEAGITVLALRDQKLPPTINLEHPDPECTLDYVPSHAREAKVEIALSNSFGFGGTNGCLLFRRWAE from the coding sequence TTGGGCCAGCGGGTCGTCGTCACCGGAGTCGGCCTGATCTGCGGCGTGGGCCACACCAGCGAAGAGGTGTGGCGGAACCTGCTGGCCGGGCAGAGCGGTGTGGCCCGCATCTCCCTCTTTGATCCCTCCCAGTTCGCCTGCCAGATCGCGGCCGAAGTCAAGAACTTCGATCCCCTGCAGTACGTCGATAAGAAGGAAGCCCGGCGCATGGGCCGCTTCATCCATCTGGCCCTGGCCGCCGCCCACGAGGCCATGGAGATGGCGGGGCTGAAGGTCACCCCCGAGAACGAGCACCGGGTGGGGGTGCACATCGGCAGCGGGATCGGCGGGTTCGACATCATCGAGCGCGAGCACCTGGCGCTGCTCCACGGGGGCCCGCGCAAGATCAGTCCCTTCTTCATTCCCGCCACCATCGTCAACCTGGCGGCGGGGCACGTCAGCATCCGCTACGGGGCCAAGGGGCCCAACGAGGCCACCTGCACCGCCTGCACCTCCAGTTGCCACTCCATCGGCGACGCCTTCAAGATCATCCAGCGCTGCGACGCCGACGCCATGATCGCCGGGGGCACGGAGGCGGCCATCACCGCCATGGGCATCGGCGGCTTCGCCGCCATGCGGGCTCTCTCCACCCGCAACGACGCCCCCGCGAAGGCCAGCCGCCCCTGGGACGCCGAGCGCGACGGCTTCGTGGTGGGTGAGGGCGCCGGCATCCTCATCCTGGAGGACCTGGAGAAGGCCCGCCAGCGCGGAGCCACCATCCTAGCCGAGATCATCGGCTACGGCATGAGCGGCGACGCTTACCACATCACCCAGCCCGCCGAGGGCGGGGAGGGCGCCTATCGCGTGATGACGAACACTCTCCGCGATGCCAAGGTGAAACCGGAACAGGTGGATTACATCAACGCCCACGGCACCTCCACCCCGCTGGGGGACAAGCAGGAGAGCATGGCCATCGAGCGCGCCTTCGGGGAGCACGCTCACAAGCTCGCGGTCAGCTCCACCAAGAGCATGACCGGGCACCTGCTGGGCGGAGCCGGGGGCCTGGAGGCCGGCATCACCGTGCTGGCCCTGCGCGACCAGAAGCTGCCTCCCACCATCAACCTGGAGCATCCCGACCCGGAGTGCACCTTGGATTACGTCCCCAGCCACGCGCGCGAGGCCAAGGTGGAGATCGCTCTCAGCAACTCCTTCGGCTTTGGAGGAACCAACGGCTGCCTCCTGTTCCGCCGCTGGGCGGAGTAG
- a CDS encoding acyl carrier protein: MATATEEKVKQIIVEQLQVDEGEVTPSASFVDDLGADSLDTVELVMAFEEAFDIEIPDEDAEKIRTVKDAVEYIEKHAKGGK, encoded by the coding sequence ATGGCTACCGCCACGGAAGAAAAGGTGAAGCAGATCATCGTCGAGCAGTTGCAGGTGGACGAGGGCGAGGTCACCCCCAGCGCCTCGTTCGTGGACGACCTGGGCGCCGACTCGCTGGACACGGTGGAGCTGGTGATGGCCTTCGAGGAGGCCTTTGACATCGAGATCCCGGACGAGGACGCGGAGAAGATCCGCACGGTGAAAGACGCGGTCGAGTACATCGAAAAGCACGCGAAAGGCGGGAAGTGA
- a CDS encoding M20/M25/M40 family metallo-hydrolase, producing MRSVRRTHFAVYGSVILLAVLALPLGAQKKKAEAAAPAAAAAPETVDLQMVTRIRDEEFHHSQVMKTLEHLTDEIGQRLTGSPNVQKANEWTRDQFASWGLENAHVEKWGDFGRGWSEQFCSVMMVAPDTAQLYAIPEAWTPGTNGAVRAPVVAVKLQRVADFEKYRGKLAGKIVLLGEMPALKLPTEPDFKRYDDQDLDKIYQYQIPGERPPFPREEIIARVRFQGELNKFLAEEKVVAAIEPSRGDGGLIFVQSGASYKTGEPVGVPKLEMAVEHYGRIARLLERDVPVELEVNVQAKFDEDQAGYDTLAEIPGTDKKDEIVMLGAHLDSWHGGTGATDNGAGSAVVMEAVRILKALGVKPRRTIRVALWTGEEQGLLGSRGYVANHFGSRPAPSDPKERELPSFLWREQGSLTIKPEQAQIAAYFNIDNGTGKLRGIYTQENAAVVPIFEEWLKPFHDLGATTVTNRNTGGTDHLSFDAVGIPGFQFIQDPMDYFSRTHHSNMDVYERAQREDLMQASAVLASFVYDAAMREQMLPRKPLPPDTKMEAPPAPATPAKPAKKK from the coding sequence CGCTGGGGGCGCAGAAGAAGAAGGCGGAAGCAGCGGCGCCGGCGGCGGCCGCCGCCCCGGAGACGGTGGACCTGCAGATGGTCACCCGCATCCGGGACGAGGAATTCCACCACTCCCAGGTGATGAAGACCCTGGAGCACCTGACCGACGAGATCGGGCAGCGCCTCACCGGCTCGCCCAACGTCCAGAAGGCCAACGAGTGGACGCGCGACCAGTTCGCCTCCTGGGGCCTGGAGAACGCCCACGTGGAGAAGTGGGGCGACTTCGGCCGCGGCTGGTCGGAGCAGTTCTGCTCGGTGATGATGGTGGCGCCCGACACCGCCCAGCTCTATGCCATCCCCGAAGCCTGGACCCCGGGCACCAACGGCGCGGTGCGGGCTCCCGTGGTCGCGGTCAAGTTGCAGCGGGTGGCCGACTTCGAGAAGTATCGCGGCAAGCTGGCGGGCAAGATCGTGCTGCTGGGCGAGATGCCGGCGCTCAAGCTGCCCACCGAGCCCGACTTCAAGCGCTACGACGACCAGGACCTGGACAAGATCTACCAGTACCAGATCCCGGGCGAGCGCCCGCCCTTCCCGCGCGAGGAGATCATCGCGCGCGTGCGCTTCCAGGGTGAACTCAACAAGTTCCTGGCCGAGGAGAAGGTGGTGGCGGCCATCGAGCCCAGCCGCGGCGACGGCGGCCTCATCTTCGTGCAGAGCGGCGCCTCCTACAAGACCGGAGAGCCGGTGGGCGTGCCCAAGCTGGAGATGGCGGTCGAGCACTACGGGCGCATCGCGCGCCTGCTGGAGCGCGACGTCCCGGTGGAGCTGGAGGTCAACGTCCAGGCCAAGTTCGACGAGGACCAGGCCGGCTACGACACCTTGGCCGAGATCCCCGGCACCGACAAGAAGGACGAGATCGTGATGCTGGGCGCGCACCTGGACTCCTGGCATGGCGGCACCGGCGCCACCGACAACGGCGCGGGATCGGCTGTGGTCATGGAGGCGGTGCGCATCCTCAAGGCGCTGGGGGTGAAGCCGCGGCGCACCATCCGGGTGGCGCTGTGGACGGGCGAAGAGCAGGGCCTGCTGGGCTCGCGCGGCTACGTCGCCAACCACTTCGGCTCCCGCCCCGCGCCTTCCGACCCCAAGGAGCGCGAGCTGCCCTCCTTCCTGTGGCGCGAGCAAGGCTCGCTCACCATCAAGCCGGAGCAGGCGCAGATCGCCGCCTACTTCAACATCGACAACGGCACCGGCAAGCTGCGCGGCATCTACACCCAGGAGAACGCGGCGGTGGTGCCTATCTTCGAGGAATGGCTCAAGCCCTTCCATGATCTGGGCGCCACCACGGTCACCAACCGCAACACCGGCGGCACCGACCACCTCTCCTTCGACGCGGTGGGCATCCCCGGCTTCCAGTTCATCCAGGACCCGATGGACTACTTCAGCCGCACCCACCACTCCAACATGGACGTCTACGAGCGGGCGCAGCGCGAGGACCTGATGCAGGCCTCGGCCGTCCTGGCCTCGTTCGTCTATGACGCGGCCATGCGCGAGCAGATGCTGCCGCGCAAGCCCCTGCCTCCGGACACCAAGATGGAGGCTCCGCCGGCGCCGGCGACCCCGGCCAAGCCGGCGAAGAAGAAGTAG